A segment of the Bacillota bacterium genome:
ATTCTATCGGCAAAACCCGACAGGTCGCAAGAACACCCGGCACCCTCACGGGCAGGAGAGCCCGGCCCTGCCCGCCACGGGAGCCGGGGNNNNNNNNNNNNNNNNNNNNNNNNNNNNNNNNNNNNNNNNNNNNNNNNNNNNNNNNNNNNNNNNNNNNNNNNNNNNNNNNNNNNNNNNNNNNNNNNNNNNCCTGTGCCGCGGCGCGGTTCCGGAGCCGGTTCCCCGCCATTCTATCGGCAAAACCCGACAGGTCGCAAGAACACCCGGCACCCTCACGGGCAGGAGAGCCCGGCCCTGCCCGCCACGGGAGCCGGGGCTGCGCGGCCTCACAGGATGGGTATTGGATGCTGATTTGCGGGCTATCGGGCTAGCGTCAGGCGTCCGAAGGCTACGAACCGCTGGTTCCGCTTCTCGCGGTGGAGAGGCCATGAGTCGACCACGACCTGTCCGAAGTACGAACTGGCGTTGACGAACTCCAGCGTCTCGCCGTCAACCCACCGCACGAACAGGCCCCCGTGCGTGACACGCGCCGTCCCGTCCGAGAGGAAGACGATGTCGCCCGGCTCAGGGGCGGTCCGCGTGAGGCTGTTGGCGTACAGCACCTCCATGGAGCCGTCATCAACGCTTCGCCACCCATCCCTGAGCTGGAGGTTGACGACAGCGTGCCGGTACGCCCACGTGATGAGCCCGGAACAATCAAATGAATCAGGCCCGCGGGCGCCCCACTCGTATGGCTTCCCGACCTGGGCAAGGGCGACTGCCAGGGCCCTTTCGGCTTCCGCCGCGGTCGCTGGCCGG
Coding sequences within it:
- a CDS encoding NlpC/P60 family protein; amino-acid sequence: MGFLTSLLVLAVVVSGCSWLFGPSRPATAAEAERALAVALAQVGKPYEWGARGPDSFDCSGLITWAYRHAVVNLQLRDGWRSVDDGSMEVLYANSLTRTAPEPGDIVFLSDGTARVTHGGLFVRWVDGETLEFVNASSYFGQVVVDSWPLHREKRNQRFVAFGRLTLAR